Part of the Plasmodium reichenowi strain SY57 chromosome Unknown, whole genome shotgun sequence genome is shown below.
ACGTATGAAACAAAAACGCCAAAAAAGTAAAGAACAACGTGACAAAAAAACACAAGAAATTATtgataaagataaaatgGACAAATCATTAGCagaaaaaatagaaaaagGATGTCTTAAGTGTGGGTGTGGGTTAGGAGGTGGTGTTCTACCTGTTTGGGGTCTGGTCGGCGGTTTATGGTATGCGACATGGTCACAATATGTTACTCAAAAGGCTCTTCAAGCGGGTATTGAGAAAGGTATTGCTACTGTTGTTACTCAATTAAAAGAAGTGGCGAACGAATTTGTTAGTATTAAGATTGATATcttaaaaatgataaatgCAGAAACTTACCGTTCCGCGCAATCTCTGACAACATCTATTTATGAAGCAACACAAAAAGCTTGTGCAGGAAATATATCTCAAACAGCACCAATTTGCGTTAGAACAGGACTAAGGGGTACTCCATTTTGGTATAGTGAAAAAGTATTAGATGCTACAAGAGAAGGTATTTCCGTTGCTAAATCTGCTGAAAAAGCTGCAATAACTGCAGAAAATGCTAAAAGTACATATTTGTTCAGTGCAATTGGTTACTCCGTCCTTGCCATATTAATTATAGTTTTGgttatgataataatttatt
Proteins encoded:
- a CDS encoding rifin; translation: RMKQKRQKSKEQRDKKTQEIIDKDKMDKSLAEKIEKGCLKCGCGLGGGVLPVWGLVGGLWYATWSQYVTQKALQAGIEKGIATVVTQLKEVANEFVSIKIDILKMINAETYRSAQSLTTSIYEATQKACAGNISQTAPICVRTGLRGTPFWYSEKVLDATREGISVAKSAEKAAITAENAKSTYLFSAIGYSVLAILIIVLVMIIIYLVLRYRRKKKMNKKAQYTKLLNQ